The following coding sequences are from one Pigmentibacter sp. JX0631 window:
- a CDS encoding HNH endonuclease, whose amino-acid sequence MGSFERKVLVLDSRYEPVKIVTMELGFVLLYAGRVTSIMDSERQIQGVAKTWKVPWIVRLNGCRPRTKRLNGPRFSRQNVYLRDGFRCQYCMSQGGASTLTLDHLLPSAKGGKTTWENIVTACKTCNMKKGSKTIEELGIKLQRPPSKPQLHPTALFPLRYGITTKNAPQAWLPYLDLSVADRILALGFDASPLFVNTPYQNEANLIQV is encoded by the coding sequence ATGGGCAGTTTTGAAAGAAAAGTGCTTGTTCTTGATTCAAGATATGAACCTGTAAAGATTGTAACTATGGAACTCGGTTTTGTTTTGCTTTATGCAGGGCGTGTTACTTCTATCATGGATTCAGAGAGACAGATTCAAGGTGTTGCAAAAACCTGGAAAGTCCCTTGGATTGTTCGATTGAATGGTTGCCGCCCAAGAACAAAACGCTTAAATGGTCCCCGTTTTTCTCGGCAGAATGTTTACTTAAGAGATGGTTTTCGTTGCCAATATTGTATGAGTCAAGGGGGAGCTTCCACTTTAACTCTTGATCATCTGTTACCATCTGCCAAAGGCGGAAAAACTACTTGGGAAAATATAGTTACTGCTTGTAAAACTTGTAATATGAAAAAAGGATCGAAGACAATTGAGGAGCTGGGAATTAAGTTACAAAGACCTCCTTCAAAACCTCAGTTGCATCCTACAGCTTTGTTTCCTTTGCGTTACGGTATAACTACAAAAAATGCCCCTCAGGCATGGTTACCTTATTTAGATTTATCCGTGGCAGATAGAATTTTAGCCTTAGGATTTGATGCTTCACCTTTATTCGTAAATACACCTTATCAGAACGAAGCCAACCTTATCCAGGTTTAG
- a CDS encoding tRNA-dihydrouridine synthase family protein — MPNHLTNSTYRNIQIGLAPMEGVTCIATRLWFSVVSRPAFAMTPFLRVTKDYPWKRVPSTYAAEIFDLKDVVPYSLIPQLMGNSPEDLERIASPLLQVTSFVDINCGCPSPKVVGSHAGSSLLQTPEIFDKFTKELEDRIGANRFSIKMRSGFHQHSEFPQLLEVIAARRLAQLTLHARTRAEKYTSHSRWELVSLSTKVCSFPVVGSGDVLDLESFQNFYQQCHDVRKLIIGRGALRNPWIFQELSSGKKVTVTFGVLSLALASYAVMQDFFQKDPERFLSEAKNGLFSETCFNDFSAWEQYYAKLVIAYYGSFIPPQDIVIDRQSFAKVKMIWNSLRSGLGEPFLQPQLLRTTSFSDFYQQLNCLFLTQEETILLRHWPEFDWMYSGEKKDGK, encoded by the coding sequence GTGCCAAACCATTTAACAAATTCGACCTACAGAAATATCCAAATTGGACTTGCTCCTATGGAAGGTGTGACTTGCATAGCGACAAGACTATGGTTTTCAGTAGTTTCTCGCCCAGCCTTTGCTATGACGCCTTTTTTGCGAGTCACTAAAGATTACCCTTGGAAACGCGTACCTTCAACGTATGCAGCAGAAATTTTTGACCTAAAAGACGTTGTTCCTTATTCTCTAATTCCGCAATTGATGGGAAATTCGCCAGAAGATTTAGAAAGAATTGCTTCACCGCTGCTACAAGTTACAAGTTTTGTTGATATCAACTGCGGTTGTCCATCTCCGAAAGTGGTTGGTAGTCATGCTGGCAGTAGCTTATTACAAACTCCTGAAATTTTTGATAAATTTACTAAAGAATTAGAAGATAGAATTGGAGCTAATCGCTTTAGTATAAAAATGCGCTCTGGTTTTCATCAGCATTCAGAATTTCCTCAATTGCTAGAGGTTATCGCTGCTCGGAGGTTGGCTCAACTTACTTTGCATGCAAGAACTCGTGCGGAAAAATATACTTCCCATTCGCGCTGGGAACTTGTTTCTTTATCTACAAAAGTTTGTTCCTTTCCTGTAGTAGGATCTGGGGACGTTCTTGATCTTGAGTCTTTTCAAAATTTTTACCAACAATGTCATGATGTTAGAAAGTTAATTATTGGTCGAGGAGCGTTGCGTAATCCTTGGATATTTCAGGAGTTAAGTTCAGGAAAAAAAGTTACTGTTACTTTTGGAGTATTGAGTTTAGCTCTTGCTAGTTATGCTGTAATGCAAGATTTTTTTCAAAAGGATCCTGAAAGATTTTTATCAGAAGCAAAAAACGGATTATTTTCTGAAACATGTTTCAATGATTTTTCTGCTTGGGAGCAATATTATGCAAAATTGGTTATAGCATATTATGGATCATTTATTCCCCCACAAGATATAGTGATTGACAGACAGAGCTTTGCAAAGGTCAAAATGATATGGAATTCTTTGCGTAGTGGTTTAGGAGAACCGTTTTTGCAACCTCAATTGCTAAGAACAACTTCTTTTTCCGATTTTTACCAACAATTGAACTGTCTTTTCCTTACTCAGGAAGAAACTATTTTACTTCGGCATTGGCCTGAATTTGATTGGATGTATTCTGGAGAAAAAAAAGATGGAAAATAA
- a CDS encoding NAD-dependent epimerase/dehydratase family protein, with amino-acid sequence MENLQSHERIGLTGASSFLTGLVLKRLASLASIKEIHIFDIKPPTVTSTKFIFHRVDLTKDEASENIAAVLIENKVTAFIHGALFSGPTRRKSYHHEVESIGTFHVLNAMAEAKIKKLVVHGATFVYGAHPKNPNFIHEDYSLISQGPHFVRTRVDVENQIQDFIYNYPECAVTILRFAPILGPNSTNIRARYFFAGIIPKVLGYDPLVQFIHEDDAVRAQLAALSANISGVFNIVGRGVLPLSTGVHMSGKIPVPFISPMCRSFFAAGYASRIWELPAEIVPFFQYICVADGKKAADLLGFIPKYSSRQALKSMIEANRLRKIGFSMPSSSLGEDVAYATSQGFQQIF; translated from the coding sequence ATGGAAAATTTGCAGTCACATGAACGGATTGGTTTAACTGGTGCCTCAAGCTTTTTAACTGGCTTAGTGTTAAAGCGGTTAGCATCTTTAGCAAGCATAAAAGAAATTCATATTTTTGATATCAAGCCTCCTACAGTAACATCAACAAAATTCATCTTTCATAGAGTAGATCTTACCAAGGATGAGGCAAGTGAAAATATAGCTGCTGTATTAATAGAAAATAAGGTTACAGCATTTATCCATGGAGCACTTTTTTCTGGACCCACTAGAAGAAAATCATATCATCATGAAGTAGAATCTATCGGGACGTTTCATGTTTTAAATGCAATGGCAGAAGCTAAAATAAAAAAACTAGTTGTACACGGGGCAACATTTGTCTACGGAGCGCATCCTAAAAATCCAAATTTTATTCATGAAGATTATTCTCTCATTTCACAAGGTCCGCATTTTGTTAGAACTCGTGTTGACGTTGAAAACCAAATTCAAGATTTCATTTATAATTATCCAGAATGCGCCGTAACTATTTTAAGATTTGCGCCAATTCTAGGACCTAATTCAACCAATATTCGTGCGCGTTACTTTTTTGCAGGTATTATTCCAAAAGTTTTAGGTTACGATCCTCTTGTGCAATTTATCCATGAAGATGATGCTGTGCGAGCACAATTAGCCGCTTTATCTGCAAATATATCCGGTGTATTTAATATTGTTGGAAGAGGTGTACTTCCTTTAAGTACAGGAGTGCATATGTCTGGTAAAATTCCTGTACCCTTTATTTCACCTATGTGCCGTTCGTTTTTTGCAGCTGGTTATGCTTCGCGTATTTGGGAACTTCCAGCAGAAATTGTCCCATTTTTCCAATATATTTGTGTTGCAGATGGAAAAAAAGCTGCAGATCTCCTTGGATTTATTCCTAAATACTCCAGTAGACAAGCGCTAAAATCAATGATTGAAGCAAATCGCTTAAGAAAAATAGGTTTCTCAATGCCATCTTCTTCATTAGGTGAAGATGTAGCTTATGCTACTTCGCAAGGGTTTCAACAAATTTTCTAA
- a CDS encoding lysophospholipid acyltransferase family protein, producing the protein MAMNLNEKHQQQSSNENLHHFSNQIFNIRKLFVDQFNRIERDLQSKFNNNQEKFATKEELYNVLGKMQEFRHEIEKILTIHDDQGNSEKPTDDLVKGLNPFNIRKKYHELSLSLRSEEVDSFGYDPIFDQFLRPLLDFFYLKYWRVETYGISNIPAEGPALLVGNHSGGLPYDATMLKVAIQKEHHMHRELRFMVEDFLFHFPFLGSLMNRFGGVRASQENAQQLLENNQPVVVFPEGVKGLGKLYRDKYHLARFGRGGFIRLCLRTRAPLVPVAFIGPEEIHPMLARETVFSRMIGVPYTPITWTFPWLGPFGLIPLPSKWSIHILPPIDFKNFGPGSEKDRVLVYKMSKMVKEQIQDTIVDKLKNRRSIWFG; encoded by the coding sequence ATGGCTATGAATCTTAATGAGAAGCATCAACAGCAAAGTTCAAATGAAAATTTGCATCACTTTTCTAATCAAATATTCAATATTAGAAAATTGTTTGTTGATCAATTTAATCGAATAGAAAGAGATCTCCAAAGTAAATTTAATAATAATCAAGAAAAATTTGCAACGAAAGAAGAATTGTATAATGTTCTTGGTAAAATGCAAGAATTTAGACATGAAATAGAAAAAATTCTTACCATTCACGACGATCAAGGTAACAGTGAAAAACCTACCGATGATTTAGTAAAGGGCTTAAACCCTTTTAATATTAGAAAAAAATATCATGAATTATCGTTAAGTTTACGAAGTGAAGAAGTAGATTCTTTTGGTTATGATCCCATTTTTGATCAATTTTTAAGACCACTATTAGATTTCTTTTATTTAAAATACTGGCGAGTTGAAACATATGGAATATCTAATATTCCAGCCGAGGGACCTGCTTTATTAGTTGGAAACCATTCTGGAGGATTGCCTTATGATGCTACAATGTTAAAAGTGGCGATTCAAAAAGAACATCACATGCATCGCGAATTAAGATTTATGGTTGAAGATTTTCTTTTTCATTTTCCATTTCTTGGTTCATTAATGAATAGGTTTGGCGGAGTAAGAGCCAGTCAAGAAAATGCGCAACAATTATTAGAAAATAATCAACCCGTAGTAGTCTTTCCTGAGGGTGTAAAAGGTCTCGGTAAATTATACAGAGATAAATATCATCTTGCACGATTTGGCCGTGGTGGATTTATTCGCTTGTGTTTAAGAACACGTGCTCCTTTAGTGCCTGTTGCATTTATCGGACCTGAGGAAATTCACCCTATGTTAGCTCGCGAAACTGTTTTCTCCCGCATGATAGGAGTTCCATATACGCCGATTACATGGACTTTCCCATGGTTAGGACCATTTGGTCTTATCCCCTTGCCTAGTAAATGGAGTATCCATATTTTACCACCAATTGATTTCAAAAATTTTGGCCCTGGTTCAGAAAAAGATCGTGTTTTAGTTTATAAAATGAGTAAAATGGTAAAGGAACAAATTCAAGATACAATAGTTGATAAATTAAAAAACAGGCGGAGCATTTGGTTTGGATAA
- a CDS encoding ParA family protein — MSQKIRVIYNQKGGVGKTTIAVNLAACAAMKGKRTLLIDSDPQGNATSYILGHNNQPEKTLADYYESCLHINIFRQSLFDYIIHKTNIPNLHLIACNRELEELRTKLENKHKIMKLKDGLKNNTYDHVYIDPPPANDFFSLACLIAATEIIIPIDCDAFSIKAAHEIKNTIEEVKQDHNPNLLIRGMIVNQFQKGTKHSAGILQDLRKVGFDIIEPFIPTSIKVRESHSEVKPIVLGHQDHTVSQAFVNIFNNIENLSNKNEKKKNYELDTSI, encoded by the coding sequence ATGTCACAAAAGATTAGAGTAATTTATAATCAAAAAGGTGGTGTGGGAAAAACAACAATTGCTGTTAATTTAGCTGCCTGTGCTGCAATGAAAGGGAAAAGAACATTATTAATTGATTCTGACCCACAAGGTAACGCTACTAGTTACATTTTGGGACATAATAATCAACCAGAAAAAACCCTTGCAGATTATTATGAGAGTTGCTTGCATATCAATATTTTTCGCCAATCCTTATTTGATTATATAATCCATAAAACAAATATTCCAAATCTACATCTTATTGCTTGTAATCGAGAACTAGAAGAACTAAGAACAAAACTTGAAAATAAGCATAAAATAATGAAATTAAAAGATGGTCTAAAAAATAATACCTACGATCATGTTTATATTGATCCTCCACCTGCTAACGATTTTTTTAGTTTAGCCTGCCTAATTGCAGCTACAGAAATTATCATTCCAATAGATTGTGATGCATTTAGCATCAAAGCAGCCCACGAAATTAAAAATACAATTGAAGAAGTGAAGCAAGATCACAATCCGAATTTATTAATCCGAGGAATGATAGTAAATCAATTTCAAAAAGGAACTAAACATTCGGCAGGTATCCTTCAAGATCTGCGGAAAGTTGGTTTTGATATTATTGAACCATTTATCCCAACGAGTATAAAAGTAAGGGAATCTCATTCTGAAGTAAAACCAATTGTACTTGGACATCAAGATCACACTGTGAGCCAAGCTTTCGTAAATATTTTTAATAATATAGAAAATTTATCAAATAAAAATGAGAAAAAGAAAAACTATGAATTAGATACTAGCATTTAA